In Acidobacteriota bacterium, the following are encoded in one genomic region:
- a CDS encoding DnaJ domain-containing protein, with protein MSTGELAQDCLPDVLRRLYVNRESGELKLSYRGRQKAIYFELGAIIFASSDAKEDRIGETMMRHGTLSQADFDRASAVMRPGKRFGQILVELGILSDRDLLMNVTFQILDIVYSVFEWPAGTYEFTPQDNVVPADLRLDLSTASIILEGVRRIKDFQLVQRGLGDLNRLIGPSTSPLLRLQTLSLKPIERQIIDAVKEPMNVLQLLLVAGAPPDAVLRATYGLLSSGVLERLGAPKINKKTGRISIPKSLYAQAAQAQPVVTEAEAPSASNDPAVLEQIAKLRDRLVTNDPYIILGVTWHSTQDELRDAYYRLAKDLHPDRFQGAPREVRQEVEFLFTRITSCYEMLKTPTSSKSAPLPPPPPMPQYSAPLPPPQASAPLPQFLVPPSGQQASSPFVSPPAAVSATLPRPPASIPTPPVLTPLPSFESAPPRAESRPVETPVSSPVPKPAAPAANEGAVVEMLNKLRERLKSNDPYEALGVTRQSTRDDIRDAYHRFAKEFHPDRHRTLSREVLQDIEQIFSRITTCYESLRNHTPENPAVPPLATPGGVGALVDTPYSPPAAVKPTEETSTQRAQRAENMYLEARNRYISKEYVVAAHLMREAIRLEPSQGRYYLLLGNCLSTQQKTLKEAEPILRKAVELDPFNAVCRASLGQLYMRAGMPKQAEREFEEALKLDSTQQTAIRGLDQIRSNKNEGGFLNKLFKS; from the coding sequence ATGAGTACAGGTGAGTTAGCACAAGATTGTCTCCCGGATGTGCTGCGCCGGCTATATGTCAACCGCGAGAGTGGAGAACTGAAACTCAGTTATCGTGGGCGGCAAAAGGCTATTTATTTTGAGCTTGGCGCCATCATTTTTGCTTCAAGCGATGCCAAGGAAGATCGCATCGGCGAGACCATGATGCGCCATGGAACGCTTTCTCAGGCCGATTTTGATCGAGCTTCGGCTGTGATGCGTCCTGGGAAACGCTTTGGTCAAATACTGGTTGAGTTGGGCATTCTCTCAGATCGTGACTTACTGATGAATGTCACATTTCAAATCCTGGACATTGTCTATTCCGTGTTTGAGTGGCCGGCGGGCACCTATGAATTTACACCTCAAGACAATGTTGTCCCGGCTGATTTACGGCTTGATTTGTCAACCGCCAGCATTATTTTGGAGGGCGTCCGGCGAATCAAAGACTTTCAGTTGGTTCAGCGCGGACTTGGCGATTTAAACCGGTTAATTGGGCCAAGTACCAGTCCGTTGTTACGGTTACAAACGCTTTCGCTCAAACCAATTGAGCGTCAGATTATTGATGCCGTCAAAGAGCCCATGAACGTGCTGCAGCTTTTGCTCGTGGCTGGGGCGCCACCCGATGCTGTCTTGCGGGCCACCTATGGGTTGCTCTCATCTGGGGTGTTGGAACGTCTTGGAGCCCCCAAAATCAATAAGAAAACCGGTCGAATTTCAATCCCCAAATCGCTCTATGCCCAGGCAGCCCAGGCGCAGCCAGTCGTTACCGAAGCCGAAGCACCCAGCGCCAGCAATGATCCTGCCGTTCTGGAACAGATTGCGAAGTTGCGGGATCGCCTGGTGACCAATGATCCCTATATCATTTTGGGAGTCACGTGGCATTCGACCCAGGATGAACTTCGGGATGCCTACTATCGGCTGGCCAAAGATCTGCATCCGGATCGGTTCCAGGGCGCGCCGCGCGAGGTTCGCCAGGAAGTGGAATTTCTATTTACTCGCATCACGAGTTGTTACGAAATGCTCAAAACGCCGACGTCGTCCAAGTCAGCGCCATTACCACCTCCGCCTCCCATGCCTCAGTACTCGGCACCGCTCCCGCCACCCCAGGCTTCAGCCCCGTTGCCGCAATTTTTAGTACCACCATCTGGCCAGCAAGCGTCGTCACCGTTTGTGTCGCCACCAGCGGCGGTATCGGCGACGTTGCCAAGACCACCAGCGTCCATTCCAACTCCACCGGTTTTGACGCCATTGCCGTCTTTTGAGAGCGCTCCTCCAAGGGCCGAGTCTCGCCCAGTAGAAACGCCGGTGAGTTCACCAGTGCCGAAGCCGGCGGCTCCAGCCGCCAATGAAGGCGCCGTCGTTGAAATGCTCAATAAGTTGAGAGAGCGTTTGAAAAGCAATGATCCCTATGAGGCGCTTGGGGTTACACGTCAATCCACGCGGGACGACATTCGGGATGCCTACCATCGGTTTGCCAAAGAGTTTCATCCAGATCGTCATCGAACGCTGTCGCGAGAAGTTCTGCAAGATATCGAGCAAATTTTCTCGCGCATCACCACCTGTTATGAATCGCTGCGCAACCACACACCTGAAAACCCGGCGGTTCCGCCGTTGGCAACCCCAGGCGGAGTCGGTGCTTTAGTTGATACTCCCTACTCGCCACCAGCGGCAGTCAAGCCGACAGAAGAAACTTCGACGCAACGCGCGCAACGGGCGGAAAATATGTACCTGGAAGCCCGGAACCGGTACATTTCCAAAGAATATGTGGTCGCGGCTCACTTGATGCGGGAGGCGATTCGGCTTGAACCAAGCCAGGGGCGGTATTACCTGTTGCTTGGAAATTGTTTGTCCACCCAGCAAAAGACATTAAAAGAAGCCGAACCCATTTTGCGCAAAGCAGTTGAACTCGACCCGTTTAATGCCGTCTGTCGGGCAAGTTTAGGCCAGTTGTACATGCGGGCAGGCATGCCAAAGCAGGCCGAACGTGAATTTGAAGAAGCCCTCAAACTTGACTCAACTCAACAAACCGCCATTCGCGGACTCGATCAGATTAGATCGAACAAGAATGAAGGCGGCTTCCTGAATAAACTGTTTAAATCTTAG